The following are encoded in a window of Flavobacteriales bacterium genomic DNA:
- a CDS encoding nitrous oxide reductase accessory protein NosL, whose product MRTSILSLLLSMALLSCGQSEARIDFGQAECAHCRMNVVDKQFGAALITLKGRQYVFDDISCMVKHVQAGTIAEGQVAAWYVCDHSAPGTLIDATTAFYLHGPSFRSPMRGDVAAFASEEKRGRAQVKDKDEAMDWRRVREFLKD is encoded by the coding sequence ATGAGAACCTCCATCCTCTCGCTTCTGCTGTCCATGGCGCTGCTGTCGTGCGGGCAGTCCGAAGCACGCATCGATTTCGGCCAGGCCGAATGCGCGCATTGCCGTATGAACGTGGTGGACAAGCAGTTCGGCGCGGCGCTCATCACGCTGAAAGGCCGGCAGTACGTGTTCGACGATATCAGCTGCATGGTGAAGCATGTGCAGGCCGGCACCATCGCCGAAGGCCAGGTGGCCGCTTGGTACGTGTGCGACCACAGTGCGCCGGGCACCCTGATCGACGCCACCACCGCCTTCTACCTGCACGGCCCCTCTTTCCGAAGCCCCATGCGCGGCGATGTGGCGGCCTTCGCCAGCGAGGAGAAGCGCGGCCGGGCGCAAGTGAAGGACAAGGACGAAGCGATGGATTGGCGGCGCGTGCGCGAATTCCTGAAGGATTGA
- the nosZ gene encoding Sec-dependent nitrous-oxide reductase: MNKSFKITGIVIGFSAMAFLMMNSPGCRPGTTRTAVTGDAASRVYVAPGTHDEFYNFVSGGFSGQLAIYGLPSGRLLREVPVFSVDPESGYGFSEETKPMLTTSHGFIPWDDSHHPELSMTNAVPDGRWCFINGNNTPRIALIDLGTFRTHSMIEIPHSAGNHSSPFATPNTEYVVAGTRFSVPVGSEAERDVPINTYKENFKGSVSFIKPEPETGKMSIAFQILTPPVNFDLARTGKGASDGWFFFSCYNTEKAYSLLEVNASQRDKDFIMAVNWKLAEQLAKEGKGKRAPGKHYSNWLNEHTHTVESTIYEDVLQLDYREHPGLLYFMPCPKSPHGCDVNPTGEYIVGSGKLAALLPVFSFKKIQEAIASKDFEGDFVGIPVLKYESVLHGEVKKPGLGPLHTEFDANGNAYTSFFVSSEIVKWNVEKLEVLDRVPTYYSIGHLMVPGGNSAKPWGKYVVAYNKITKDRYLPTGPELTQSAQLYSIDGDKMELLLDFPTTGEPHYAQAAPADLIKPREVKFFRIEDNHHPWVAKGEKESGIERRGRNVHIKMTTIRSHFTPDNVEGVQLGDTVYFHVTNLEQDWDVPHGFAIKGAANAELLIMPGETATLKWVPTKVGVVPFYCTDFCSALHQEMQGYLRVSPRGSSVPLKAYTVSVDAEL, translated from the coding sequence CACCGGCATCGTCATCGGCTTCTCGGCCATGGCGTTCCTGATGATGAACAGCCCCGGCTGCCGGCCGGGTACCACGCGCACGGCCGTGACGGGCGATGCCGCCTCGCGGGTATACGTCGCGCCAGGAACACATGATGAGTTCTACAATTTCGTGAGCGGCGGCTTCAGTGGCCAGTTGGCCATCTACGGACTCCCCAGCGGGCGTCTGCTCCGCGAGGTCCCCGTGTTCAGCGTGGATCCCGAAAGCGGCTATGGCTTCAGCGAGGAGACGAAGCCCATGCTCACGACCAGCCACGGCTTCATCCCATGGGACGACAGCCACCATCCCGAACTGTCCATGACCAATGCGGTGCCCGATGGGCGCTGGTGCTTCATCAACGGCAACAACACGCCGCGCATCGCGCTGATCGACCTGGGCACCTTCCGCACCCACAGCATGATCGAGATCCCGCACAGCGCGGGCAACCACAGTTCGCCCTTCGCCACCCCGAACACCGAGTACGTGGTGGCCGGCACCCGCTTCAGCGTGCCGGTGGGCAGCGAGGCCGAACGCGATGTGCCCATCAACACCTACAAGGAGAACTTCAAGGGCTCGGTGTCCTTCATCAAGCCCGAACCCGAGACGGGCAAGATGAGCATCGCCTTCCAGATCCTCACCCCGCCGGTGAACTTCGATCTGGCACGTACCGGCAAGGGCGCCAGCGATGGCTGGTTCTTCTTCAGCTGCTACAACACCGAGAAGGCCTACAGCCTGCTGGAGGTGAACGCCAGCCAGCGCGACAAGGACTTCATCATGGCCGTGAACTGGAAGCTCGCCGAACAACTGGCGAAGGAGGGCAAGGGCAAGCGCGCTCCCGGCAAGCACTACAGCAACTGGCTGAACGAGCACACCCACACGGTGGAAAGCACCATCTATGAGGATGTGCTGCAACTCGACTACCGGGAACACCCCGGCCTGCTCTACTTCATGCCCTGCCCCAAGAGCCCGCACGGCTGCGACGTGAACCCCACCGGCGAGTACATCGTGGGCAGCGGCAAGCTGGCCGCCCTGCTGCCGGTGTTCTCCTTCAAGAAGATCCAGGAGGCCATCGCCAGCAAGGACTTCGAGGGCGACTTCGTCGGCATCCCCGTGCTGAAGTACGAGAGCGTGCTGCACGGCGAGGTGAAGAAGCCCGGTCTGGGCCCCCTGCATACCGAGTTCGACGCCAACGGCAACGCCTACACCAGTTTCTTCGTGAGCAGCGAGATCGTGAAGTGGAACGTGGAGAAGCTGGAGGTGCTGGACCGGGTACCCACCTACTACAGCATCGGCCACCTGATGGTGCCCGGCGGCAACAGCGCGAAACCCTGGGGCAAATACGTGGTGGCCTACAACAAGATCACCAAGGACCGCTACCTGCCCACCGGACCGGAACTGACGCAGAGCGCCCAGCTCTACAGCATCGACGGCGACAAGATGGAGCTGCTGCTGGACTTCCCCACCACGGGTGAGCCGCACTACGCACAGGCCGCCCCGGCGGACCTCATCAAGCCGCGCGAGGTGAAGTTCTTCCGCATCGAGGACAACCACCACCCCTGGGTGGCCAAGGGCGAAAAGGAGAGCGGCATCGAGCGCCGCGGCCGCAACGTGCACATCAAGATGACCACCATCCGGTCCCACTTCACGCCGGACAACGTGGAAGGAGTGCAGTTGGGCGACACGGTGTATTTCCACGTGACCAACCTGGAGCAGGATTGGGACGTGCCGCACGGCTTCGCGATCAAGGGGGCGGCCAACGCTGAACTGCTGATCATGCCCGGCGAGACCGCCACGCTGAAATGGGTGCCGACCAAGGTGGGCGTGGTGCCCTTCTACTGCACCGACTTCTGCAGCGCGCTGCACCAGGAGATGCAGGGCTACCTGCGCGTGAGCCCCCGTGGCAGCAGCGTACCTCTGAAGGCCTACACCGTGAGCGTGGACGCCGAGTTGTGA
- a CDS encoding nitrous oxide reductase family maturation protein NosD, producing the protein MRPSLLAILLFCSANALNARTWTYRPAEGGTLKALIGRVAEGDTIVVHGLVDEGLVHIDKPLVLLAGKDAVIDGGGEGHVLAITADDVTVRGFTIRGTRYSSMDDLAGIFVNECRRTVIADNILDKCFFAIYLSGSRGAVVENNTVRGEPGDEDRMANGIHLWKCGDATIRHNRVEHHRDGIYFEFVTDSRIHHNTTVRNTRYGLHFMFSHRDAYEDNHFEDNGAGVAVMFSHTIEMRRNRFIANRGASAYGLLLKEINDGVIHDNLFTDNTTGIMVDGCNRIDVHNNVFRMNGWALRLFANAFDCRFTGNTFSGNTFDVSTNGSLKDNVMEGNYWDRYSGYDLDRDGHGDVPHRPLGFFTLLVERMPHALVFSRSLFVSLLDRAERLIPSLGPEALKDERPLMRPPNPTRSVTSGRQEDHHGERTTLPLVAIRAGETRLHAHG; encoded by the coding sequence ATGCGCCCATCCCTGCTGGCCATCCTTCTCTTCTGTTCCGCCAACGCGTTGAACGCCCGCACATGGACCTACAGGCCGGCTGAAGGTGGCACCTTGAAAGCGCTGATCGGGCGCGTGGCCGAGGGTGATACCATCGTGGTGCACGGCCTGGTGGATGAAGGACTGGTGCACATCGACAAGCCGCTGGTGCTGCTGGCCGGGAAGGATGCCGTGATCGACGGCGGGGGCGAAGGACATGTGCTGGCCATAACGGCCGATGATGTGACCGTGCGGGGCTTCACGATCCGCGGCACCCGGTACAGCAGCATGGACGATCTGGCGGGCATCTTCGTGAATGAATGCCGCCGCACCGTCATCGCCGACAACATCCTGGACAAGTGCTTCTTCGCCATCTACCTCAGCGGCTCACGGGGTGCCGTGGTGGAGAACAACACCGTGCGCGGCGAGCCCGGCGATGAGGACCGCATGGCCAACGGCATCCACCTGTGGAAGTGCGGTGATGCCACCATACGCCACAACCGGGTGGAGCATCACCGCGACGGCATCTACTTCGAGTTCGTCACCGATTCGCGCATCCACCACAACACCACCGTGCGCAACACGCGCTACGGGCTGCACTTCATGTTCAGCCATCGCGACGCATACGAGGACAACCACTTCGAGGACAATGGCGCCGGGGTGGCGGTGATGTTCAGCCACACCATCGAGATGCGCCGCAACCGCTTCATCGCCAACCGCGGCGCCAGCGCCTACGGCTTGCTGCTGAAGGAGATCAACGATGGCGTGATACACGACAACCTCTTCACCGACAACACCACGGGCATCATGGTGGACGGCTGCAACCGGATCGACGTGCACAACAACGTCTTCCGCATGAACGGCTGGGCCCTGCGGCTCTTCGCCAACGCCTTCGATTGCCGCTTCACGGGCAACACCTTCTCGGGGAATACCTTCGATGTGAGCACCAACGGATCGCTGAAGGACAACGTGATGGAAGGGAACTATTGGGACCGCTACAGCGGCTACGACCTGGACCGCGATGGCCACGGTGATGTGCCCCACCGGCCGCTGGGCTTCTTCACGCTGCTGGTGGAGCGCATGCCGCACGCCCTGGTGTTCTCGCGCAGCCTCTTCGTGTCGCTCCTGGACCGCGCCGAACGCCTCATCCCCTCGCTTGGGCCGGAGGCCTTGAAGGATGAACGGCCGTTGATGAGGCCGCCCAATCCTACGCGGTCCGTGACATCCGGCCGGCAGGAGGACCACCATGGGGAACGGACCACCTTGCCCTTGGTCGCGATCCGTGCCGGGGAAACACGCCTCCATGCCCATGGCTGA
- a CDS encoding ABC transporter ATP-binding protein, translated as MPMAEARITCAGVGKRYGRLWALRGVDCAFMPGEVVMLIGPNASGKTTLIKCLLGLVHPAEGNIAIDGTVIDSHGPIPEPSYRGAIGYMPQISQFPAALTVRQLLMMMADIRRFGPEGPEDSLVEELGLDAQLDKRLATLSGGTKQKVSAVLALRTRPTILIMDEPTAGLDPVSAQRVLRRAEAVRDAGGTVLITSHLMEEVESFADRVAYLEDGQLRFLLPVKEILESTGAMRLSQALPRLLETNALSNVQ; from the coding sequence ATGCCCATGGCTGAGGCACGCATCACTTGTGCCGGTGTCGGCAAGCGCTATGGCCGGTTGTGGGCCTTGCGCGGTGTGGATTGTGCCTTCATGCCCGGGGAGGTGGTGATGCTGATAGGACCCAACGCGAGCGGAAAGACCACCTTGATCAAATGCCTGCTCGGTCTGGTGCATCCTGCCGAAGGCAACATCGCCATCGATGGCACGGTGATCGACTCGCACGGACCCATACCGGAGCCTTCCTACAGGGGGGCCATCGGTTACATGCCGCAGATCTCCCAGTTCCCCGCCGCGCTCACCGTGCGCCAATTGCTGATGATGATGGCCGACATCCGCCGCTTCGGTCCGGAAGGACCCGAGGACAGCCTGGTGGAGGAGCTGGGTCTTGATGCGCAGTTGGACAAGCGGCTCGCCACGCTGAGTGGTGGAACCAAGCAGAAGGTGAGCGCCGTGCTGGCCCTGCGTACGCGGCCCACGATCCTGATCATGGACGAACCCACGGCCGGACTCGATCCCGTATCGGCCCAGCGCGTGCTGAGGCGGGCCGAGGCGGTGCGCGATGCGGGCGGCACCGTGCTCATCACCTCGCACCTGATGGAGGAGGTCGAATCCTTCGCCGACCGGGTGGCCTACCTGGAGGATGGGCAGCTGCGTTTCCTGCTGCCCGTGAAGGAGATCCTGGAAAGCACGGGCGCCATGCGCTTGTCGCAGGCCTTGCCCAGGTTGTTGGAGACCAATGCATTGTCCAATGTCCAATGA
- a CDS encoding ABC transporter permease, with the protein MLKVFKYTLIDLARNRFVMGYALLMLLVGQGLFLLEDDPMKALLSLVQVVMALVPLIALIFTVVYMYDIQEFTQLLAVQPIARGSILGGQLLALAVALLCAQAFGLGLPLLVHAPVMASFILSVAGSGLVLVFAVLGALIALRQREKARGVGIALVVWLLFVLVYDALLMWGMFAFSDHPIEPFIVPLAGLNPIDLARIMVMLEIDLAAMMGYSGAIYRNFFGSTMGMFVAGLILLLWVGLPAWASFRVFRKKDL; encoded by the coding sequence ATGCTGAAAGTCTTCAAATACACACTCATCGACCTGGCGCGCAACCGCTTCGTCATGGGCTATGCGCTGCTCATGCTCCTGGTGGGGCAGGGTCTTTTCCTGCTGGAGGACGATCCCATGAAAGCCCTGCTCAGCCTGGTGCAGGTGGTGATGGCCCTGGTGCCTTTGATCGCGTTGATCTTCACCGTGGTGTACATGTACGACATCCAGGAGTTCACCCAGTTGCTGGCCGTGCAACCCATCGCACGGGGCTCCATCCTGGGCGGGCAGTTGCTGGCGCTGGCCGTGGCCTTGTTGTGCGCACAGGCGTTCGGCCTGGGCCTGCCCCTGCTGGTGCACGCGCCGGTCATGGCCTCCTTCATACTCTCGGTGGCCGGCTCCGGCCTGGTGCTCGTCTTCGCCGTGCTGGGTGCGCTCATCGCGCTGCGCCAGCGGGAGAAGGCGCGCGGGGTGGGCATCGCACTGGTCGTGTGGCTGCTCTTCGTGCTGGTGTACGATGCGTTGCTCATGTGGGGCATGTTCGCTTTCAGCGACCATCCGATCGAACCCTTCATCGTGCCACTCGCCGGCCTGAACCCCATCGATCTGGCGCGCATCATGGTGATGCTGGAGATCGACCTGGCCGCCATGATGGGATACAGCGGCGCCATCTACAGGAACTTCTTCGGCAGCACCATGGGCATGTTCGTCGCCGGGCTGATCCTGCTGCTTTGGGTGGGCCTGCCCGCATGGGCCTCTTTCCGCGTGTTCCGCAAAAAAGACCTTTGA